In Sphingobacterium sp. PCS056, the following proteins share a genomic window:
- a CDS encoding MCP four helix bundle domain-containing protein, translating to MRTMWTFTVKNKIKVAMLFFSVLCLVMLTNIQEQRLVKRINESVTSLYSDRLVVGDYIHKLSNRMDKLLILLSTANFSPKEVHSELKKIDQLNTLYEKTVLTDKENINFNKFKIYIQQITQNFNATDHAQAIEISKYARQTLETLSSIQVEEGKVKLDEVLSMTSTSRLMSYIEIVILIVIAVLIQILVFSAKVDMGAKVPKDHRLN from the coding sequence ATGCGAACAATGTGGACTTTTACCGTGAAAAATAAAATTAAGGTTGCGATGTTATTTTTCTCCGTCCTTTGTTTAGTGATGTTGACCAATATTCAAGAACAACGCTTGGTCAAAAGAATTAACGAATCGGTGACGTCTTTATATTCGGATCGCTTAGTAGTGGGTGATTATATTCACAAACTTTCTAATCGTATGGACAAATTGCTAATTTTATTATCTACAGCTAATTTCTCACCGAAAGAAGTTCATTCGGAATTGAAAAAAATCGATCAACTGAATACTCTTTATGAAAAAACAGTGCTGACAGATAAAGAAAATATTAATTTTAATAAATTTAAAATCTATATTCAACAAATAACACAAAATTTCAATGCCACCGATCATGCCCAAGCAATTGAAATCAGTAAATATGCCCGCCAGACTTTGGAAACCTTATCTTCTATCCAAGTGGAGGAAGGAAAGGTGAAATTAGATGAAGTATTGAGCATGACGAGTACGAGTAGGTTAATGTCTTACATTGAAATCGTGATCCTGATCGTTATCGCCGTATTAATTCAGATATTGGTATTTTCCGCTAAAGTAGATATGGGTGCCAAAGTTCCAAAAGATCATCGTCTAAATTAA
- a CDS encoding LytR/AlgR family response regulator transcription factor gives MIKVLIIEDEIPARKKIKRLLEELSTPNQVLAEIDTVDTAISFLKNNTVDLIFSDIELLDGNAFDIYREIHLNCPIIFTTAYDQFWMDAFDTNGIAYLLKPFSKERFQKAWDKFLLLRNTEDVMIERIAKLMEQNFSTKAYKKRFTIRLHQGIYFLDTEKITFFEASDGVLFAYDILGKKHVLSESTLKEIEEQLEPSDFFRINRSELICKKYVEKIERYNKNSLAVKLQGHQEYLKTSQTMTAAFRSWIED, from the coding sequence ATGATAAAAGTACTTATTATTGAAGATGAAATTCCTGCAAGAAAAAAGATAAAAAGATTGCTCGAAGAACTGAGTACACCCAACCAAGTACTAGCAGAAATTGATACAGTAGATACAGCGATTTCCTTCTTAAAAAATAATACTGTGGATTTGATATTTTCGGATATAGAACTGTTGGATGGTAATGCATTTGACATCTACCGGGAGATTCATCTCAATTGTCCAATTATTTTTACTACAGCTTATGATCAGTTCTGGATGGATGCATTTGACACTAACGGTATCGCCTATTTATTAAAACCATTTTCGAAAGAACGCTTTCAAAAAGCTTGGGATAAATTCTTGTTGTTACGAAATACAGAAGATGTGATGATAGAAAGAATTGCAAAGTTAATGGAGCAAAACTTTTCAACAAAGGCATATAAAAAAAGATTTACCATACGTCTTCATCAGGGAATTTATTTTTTAGACACTGAAAAAATCACCTTTTTTGAAGCCTCCGATGGCGTTTTATTTGCTTATGATATCTTAGGTAAAAAACATGTATTGAGTGAGTCGACTTTAAAAGAAATAGAAGAGCAGCTGGAACCTTCAGATTTTTTTAGGATTAACCGAAGCGAACTTATTTGCAAAAAATATGTAGAAAAAATAGAACGCTACAACAAGAATTCATTAGCGGTAAAACTACAAGGACATCAAGAATATCTTAAAACCAGCCAAACGATGACAGCAGCTTTCCGAAGTTGGATAGAAGATTAA
- a CDS encoding TlpA family protein disulfide reductase, with protein MKYLLLVASLCVQVAVAQKKPTVHYIVKQNSSYNRNADEKTYYIAVEKVKKSSKQGDLMQLRIVGFENKNGDCLFSTADLDKGENFLTSTAAISNIYGLKKPFQFTVNKGLVNIDTLEWKDEIKQQLAAWEIQDDVFENSLNNTFSEYSNLLQSLYFAEISSSDENALKTSDITKNGMTYHMVKQDKSVIAIHYSQVDSSSTLEGSTSFDPKTHLVVDESRKSNYSFLDANGKKISGQFAKSIQRASNYTAAVIENDYYDMLITGSYWSNAVNTKDKTDSLKVQRYIDLYEAKYADNRDYIKNKLGHLQKLRNKQYDDALSSIAPKLIAGTYHLSNRVTSDNISDHDFKEIIPLLNDVQLFDYLQHSLSQYILSLDSASLQKAQLIANQLSEKERVAARPLYLWTTAMQIKDVDSLKQIQNEILNMDNSYWNQGNAGRYALLIQKLLAEHAGYDAQTMQKIIDKISVLYEDESNKKRFLQKAHLAYAYYLAYGMTPVDQEDRALLLLEKAAYYSPKSAAEKEHGSFYDRVFLKSKENYNDDYMALLSKKGKKDIALQNYIQEFLNNPASSFKSLSTFYRENYNESNFSDFFKKEIVPKLADAPSFLLKDIQDKEFSSAQLSGKWTVIDFWGTWCGPCVAEMPKLNQYYLALKQDKMSKINFMSIACSDTKEKVQRFLSNNNYDIPVLMSDSKVEQNYKVRGYPSKYIITPEGKLIPTEFGFNWETLVSELSKLYTVPVS; from the coding sequence ATGAAGTACCTACTCCTAGTGGCCAGTTTGTGTGTACAAGTTGCTGTGGCGCAAAAGAAACCAACCGTTCATTATATTGTCAAACAAAACAGCAGTTACAACCGAAATGCTGATGAAAAAACCTATTATATAGCAGTAGAAAAGGTGAAGAAATCATCCAAACAAGGGGATCTTATGCAATTGCGCATAGTTGGTTTTGAGAACAAAAATGGCGACTGTTTATTCTCTACTGCTGACTTGGACAAAGGAGAGAATTTCTTGACGTCGACTGCGGCAATTTCCAATATCTATGGTTTGAAAAAACCATTTCAATTTACAGTCAATAAAGGACTGGTCAACATCGATACACTTGAATGGAAAGATGAAATAAAACAACAGCTTGCAGCATGGGAAATACAAGATGATGTTTTTGAAAATTCTTTAAACAATACATTTTCAGAATATAGTAACCTTTTGCAATCGCTCTATTTTGCAGAAATATCATCGTCGGATGAAAATGCATTGAAAACATCAGATATCACAAAAAATGGTATGACATATCATATGGTGAAGCAAGATAAATCGGTGATTGCTATCCATTATTCACAAGTAGACAGCTCTTCGACATTGGAAGGCAGTACGAGCTTTGATCCAAAAACGCACCTTGTAGTCGATGAATCTAGAAAATCTAACTATTCATTTTTAGATGCAAATGGAAAAAAAATAAGCGGCCAATTTGCCAAATCGATACAGCGCGCTAGCAACTATACTGCAGCAGTAATTGAAAATGATTATTATGATATGCTCATAACAGGTAGTTATTGGAGCAACGCAGTAAATACTAAAGATAAAACGGATAGTCTCAAAGTACAACGTTATATAGATTTATACGAAGCAAAATATGCAGACAACCGCGATTACATCAAAAATAAATTGGGCCATTTGCAAAAGTTGCGGAATAAGCAGTATGATGATGCATTATCATCTATAGCTCCAAAGCTGATAGCCGGTACTTATCATCTCAGCAACAGGGTTACATCCGATAATATTTCAGACCATGACTTTAAAGAAATCATACCACTCCTGAATGATGTGCAACTCTTCGATTATCTGCAACATTCGCTAAGTCAATACATCTTATCTCTTGACAGCGCCTCCTTGCAGAAGGCCCAACTTATTGCCAATCAGCTTAGCGAGAAAGAGCGAGTAGCGGCTAGACCCTTGTACCTTTGGACCACAGCAATGCAGATAAAGGATGTAGATAGCCTTAAACAAATCCAAAATGAAATCCTAAACATGGATAACAGTTACTGGAACCAAGGAAATGCCGGTCGATATGCTCTTTTGATACAGAAGCTACTTGCTGAGCATGCAGGATATGATGCACAGACGATGCAGAAAATCATCGATAAAATTAGTGTTCTATATGAAGACGAGTCAAATAAGAAACGGTTCTTACAAAAAGCTCATTTGGCATATGCATATTATCTGGCTTATGGAATGACACCAGTAGACCAAGAAGATCGGGCGCTCCTATTATTGGAAAAAGCGGCCTATTATTCTCCAAAAAGTGCAGCTGAAAAGGAACATGGAAGTTTCTATGATCGCGTATTTTTGAAATCAAAAGAGAACTATAATGACGATTATATGGCTTTATTAAGTAAGAAGGGCAAGAAGGATATTGCTCTTCAAAACTATATACAGGAGTTTCTGAATAATCCAGCGAGTAGTTTTAAAAGCTTGTCCACTTTTTATCGTGAAAATTATAATGAAAGCAATTTCAGTGATTTTTTCAAAAAAGAGATTGTTCCCAAACTTGCAGATGCGCCATCATTTTTGTTAAAAGACATACAGGATAAGGAGTTCTCATCCGCACAATTGAGCGGAAAATGGACCGTTATCGATTTTTGGGGTACCTGGTGTGGTCCTTGTGTCGCTGAAATGCCCAAATTAAACCAGTATTACCTAGCGCTAAAGCAGGATAAAATGAGTAAAATCAACTTTATGAGCATAGCTTGTAGTGATACAAAAGAAAAAGTACAACGATTTTTATCAAACAATAATTACGATATACCGGTATTGATGTCCGACTCTAAAGTAGAACAAAATTATAAAGTGCGTGGATACCCAAGTAAATATATCATAACACCTGAAGGAAAATTAATTCCTACGGAATTTGGATTCAACTGGGAGACTTTGGTCTCTGAATTAAGCAAGTTATATACGGTTCCGGTGTCCTAG
- a CDS encoding sigma 54-interacting transcriptional regulator, with the protein MDYTKNTTFGALKASGYRPKTIKEELRQNLITKISKGESVFNGVYGYEDTVIPELERAILSKHNINLLGLRGQAKTRLARLMVDLLDEYVPMVQGSEINDDPFSPISRYAVELLKEKGDDTPIDWLHRSERFAEKLATPDVTVADLIGDVDPIKAANLRLSYADDRVIHFGMIPRANRSIFVINELPDLQARIQVALFNILQEGDIQIRGFKLRLPLDVQFVFTANPEDYTNRGSIVTPLKDRIGSQILTHYPETVEIAKTITAQEANLEAAQKEQIYVPELARELIEQISFEARNSEYVDEKSGVSARMSITAFQNLLSTAELRMLKNGAGATAVRLSDFMGIVPAITGKVELVYEGEQEGAATVALQLIESAVKSLFLSLFPKIEKFEKENQRYPYDDIVRWFSESEGIELSDELHDVDYECVLDQVAPIRTLIQQYQPQTKPEDSYFLTEFILWGLTLHNKLSKYRVGSGLQFQDKFQEYLRNNL; encoded by the coding sequence ATGGATTACACGAAGAATACGACATTTGGCGCACTGAAAGCTTCAGGTTACAGGCCAAAGACAATAAAAGAAGAACTGCGACAAAATCTGATTACAAAGATAAGCAAAGGCGAATCTGTATTTAATGGAGTATATGGATACGAGGACACGGTTATTCCAGAACTTGAAAGAGCGATATTATCCAAACATAATATTAATTTACTTGGTCTCCGCGGTCAAGCAAAGACACGACTAGCGAGGCTTATGGTTGACCTGTTGGATGAATATGTACCTATGGTACAAGGTTCAGAGATCAATGATGATCCCTTTAGCCCAATATCACGCTATGCAGTGGAACTATTGAAGGAAAAGGGCGATGACACACCAATTGATTGGCTTCATAGAAGTGAACGTTTTGCCGAGAAACTGGCCACACCCGATGTCACTGTAGCGGATTTGATTGGCGATGTAGATCCGATCAAAGCAGCAAATCTGAGATTGAGTTATGCAGACGATCGTGTGATTCATTTTGGCATGATCCCACGAGCCAACCGCTCGATATTTGTTATTAATGAACTGCCCGATCTACAGGCGAGGATCCAGGTAGCACTTTTCAATATATTGCAAGAAGGAGATATTCAGATCCGCGGATTTAAATTGCGCCTTCCGCTAGATGTACAGTTTGTCTTCACCGCAAATCCGGAGGATTACACCAATAGGGGAAGTATCGTGACGCCTCTAAAAGATCGAATAGGATCACAGATATTGACGCATTATCCCGAAACAGTGGAGATAGCGAAGACCATTACCGCCCAAGAAGCTAACTTGGAAGCTGCACAAAAGGAGCAAATATACGTTCCTGAACTTGCTCGAGAATTGATTGAGCAGATTAGTTTTGAAGCACGAAATAGCGAATATGTTGACGAGAAAAGTGGTGTCAGCGCACGTATGAGCATTACCGCATTTCAGAACTTATTAAGCACTGCCGAGTTGCGTATGCTTAAAAACGGAGCAGGAGCTACTGCTGTACGATTGAGTGATTTTATGGGTATTGTCCCTGCTATAACCGGTAAAGTTGAGCTCGTCTATGAAGGAGAGCAAGAGGGAGCTGCTACTGTCGCGCTGCAGTTGATTGAAAGTGCAGTTAAAAGTCTATTTCTTAGCTTATTTCCAAAAATTGAGAAGTTTGAAAAGGAAAACCAACGCTATCCGTATGATGACATTGTTCGCTGGTTCTCAGAATCGGAGGGTATCGAACTGTCCGATGAACTCCATGATGTAGATTATGAGTGCGTATTGGACCAAGTAGCACCTATCCGTACTTTAATACAGCAATACCAGCCGCAAACGAAACCCGAAGATTCCTATTTTCTAACCGAATTCATTCTTTGGGGACTCACATTGCATAACAAATTAAGTAAATATAGAGTAGGCAGTGGTCTGCAGTTTCAAGATAAATTTCAAGAATATCTGAGAAACAATTTATAA
- a CDS encoding DUF1905 domain-containing protein, whose translation MIDKIYILEGFEGKGGWTFARIPEIVPRKDVRFGWIRVRGTIDGYEIKNYRLQSMGNGILFLPIKSEIRCKIKKAKGDHVHIILYEDELPTEMPEEMELSLKDDPHVYEKFSLYPESRKKKLIEWVYSAKTDDIKVERIVKIINEILFKK comes from the coding sequence TTGATTGATAAAATATATATTCTCGAAGGCTTTGAAGGGAAGGGAGGATGGACTTTTGCCCGAATACCTGAAATTGTACCTCGCAAAGATGTGCGCTTCGGTTGGATAAGAGTTAGGGGAACCATCGATGGTTATGAAATTAAGAACTATAGGCTACAGTCAATGGGAAATGGCATCCTTTTTTTACCCATAAAATCCGAAATTAGGTGTAAAATTAAAAAAGCAAAAGGAGATCATGTGCATATTATCTTGTATGAAGATGAGCTTCCAACGGAGATGCCTGAAGAAATGGAACTCTCTTTAAAAGATGATCCTCATGTTTATGAAAAATTTTCATTGTATCCGGAGAGTAGAAAGAAAAAACTAATTGAATGGGTGTATTCTGCAAAAACAGATGACATAAAAGTTGAAAGAATAGTTAAAATAATCAATGAAATTTTATTCAAAAAGTAA
- a CDS encoding GNAT family N-acetyltransferase, whose amino-acid sequence METERLKLRRADLKDVNELYALRSDTEIMKYIPRPVATTLDEISEFIKLTDEKINSSELINWVITIKGNPKMIGTIGYYYIKPEHYRAEIGYMLLPEFQGRGYITEAIAKVVNYGFTEMKLHSIEAIIDPQNFASAKVLEKCNFNKEGHLKESEFYNGKFLDTVIYSKLNDSV is encoded by the coding sequence TTGGAAACAGAAAGACTTAAACTGAGACGTGCCGATTTAAAAGATGTCAATGAACTATATGCACTCCGATCTGATACAGAAATAATGAAATATATTCCTCGTCCTGTAGCTACAACTCTAGACGAAATATCAGAATTTATTAAACTAACTGATGAAAAAATTAACAGTAGTGAGCTGATTAATTGGGTTATTACCATAAAAGGTAATCCCAAAATGATTGGTACAATAGGTTATTATTATATTAAACCTGAGCATTACCGAGCAGAGATAGGTTATATGTTACTTCCCGAATTTCAAGGACGAGGTTATATCACAGAAGCAATAGCAAAAGTAGTTAACTATGGTTTTACGGAGATGAAACTGCACTCCATTGAAGCAATCATAGACCCACAAAATTTTGCTTCCGCCAAGGTATTAGAGAAATGTAATTTCAATAAGGAAGGACATTTAAAGGAAAGTGAGTTTTATAATGGAAAATTTCTCGATACCGTTATTTATTCAAAATTAAATGACTCTGTGTAG
- a CDS encoding vWA domain-containing protein, producing MKNTTRNRGFIFKQYDEPFQTPFDKLFDIFKELITHTSGDFDEAIDWLRQLDKEFKLTTPEYTIDDFIADLKNKGYIREKLEQDGSGGVDITSKLEKALRQHALDQIFGKMRKGKSGNHKTNHQGRSDENMGDFRSYQYGDSLEKIALTESLKNAQINHGIGEFALSENDLVVEDTQFKSQMSTVLMIDISHSMILYGEDRITPAKKVAMALSELILTRYPKDSLDIIVFGNDAWPIAIKDLPYLQVGPFHTNTVAGLKLAMEILRRKRHANKQIFMITDGKPSCLNMPDGSYYKNPMGLDPFITSKCYSMAAQARKLGIPITTFMITSDPYLQQFVDEFTASNQGKAYYTGLGDLGEMIFEDYEENRRKRIR from the coding sequence ATGAAAAACACTACACGAAATAGGGGTTTTATCTTTAAGCAATATGACGAGCCGTTTCAAACGCCTTTTGACAAATTATTTGATATTTTCAAAGAACTGATTACTCATACCTCCGGTGATTTTGATGAAGCTATTGATTGGTTACGGCAGTTGGACAAAGAATTTAAACTGACCACTCCAGAATATACCATAGACGATTTCATTGCTGATCTAAAGAATAAAGGATATATCAGAGAAAAATTGGAGCAAGATGGCAGTGGTGGGGTAGATATTACCTCTAAGTTGGAAAAAGCATTACGGCAGCATGCATTGGACCAGATTTTTGGAAAAATGCGAAAAGGAAAATCAGGCAATCATAAAACCAATCATCAAGGGCGGAGTGACGAAAATATGGGTGATTTTAGAAGTTATCAATATGGAGACAGCCTGGAGAAAATAGCTTTGACCGAGAGCTTGAAAAATGCCCAGATTAATCATGGTATAGGAGAGTTTGCCTTATCAGAAAATGATCTTGTTGTCGAAGATACGCAGTTCAAGTCACAGATGAGTACGGTGTTGATGATCGATATCAGCCATAGTATGATTTTATATGGGGAAGACCGGATCACACCCGCAAAAAAGGTGGCAATGGCCTTATCAGAGCTTATCTTGACACGGTACCCAAAAGATTCACTGGACATTATTGTCTTTGGTAACGATGCCTGGCCTATAGCGATAAAAGATCTACCATACCTGCAAGTGGGACCTTTTCATACCAATACGGTTGCGGGATTGAAATTAGCGATGGAGATACTCAGACGTAAGCGACATGCAAACAAGCAGATATTTATGATTACCGACGGAAAACCGAGCTGTCTAAACATGCCGGATGGTAGTTATTATAAAAATCCAATGGGTTTGGATCCTTTTATTACCAGTAAGTGTTATAGCATGGCAGCACAAGCACGAAAGCTGGGCATACCCATTACAACCTTTATGATTACATCAGATCCCTATCTACAGCAATTTGTTGACGAATTCACAGCATCAAATCAAGGGAAGGCTTATTATACAGGACTTGGAGATCTCGGAGAAATGATTTTTGAGGATTACGAAGAAAATCGCAGAAAAAGAATACGATAA
- a CDS encoding sensor histidine kinase: protein MRDFLRKIEKNKYFLTFVLLFAYAQSIQTRIRIRGEINVYIFTPEAAIMTCVAASLLFSIIKFYIRNWQKSSVFSLSEVIKIFSASLLSYVLLIKALGYVIALLFDTVQRNFNSKTLAISTFSDFMDGIIFGSFFLAYYYYSKNKNHQQELSIYHQALLESRISQLKAQLNPHFLFNNLNILDQFIEEDQQKASSFLNEFAEIYRYVLHASDRKIVTIHEELIFAEQYFKLIQYKYGNAYQLNIKTISSVGYILPLTLQLLIENAVQHNIGTEENPVIITIEITTICTVSNTLIPKQSMKSRSGRALNNLKEQYKLLTNKPIEIQKSESDFSIFIPVIYTL, encoded by the coding sequence ATGAGAGATTTTCTAAGAAAAATAGAGAAAAATAAATATTTTCTAACATTCGTTTTATTATTTGCTTATGCACAGTCCATTCAAACCAGGATCCGGATAAGAGGTGAAATCAATGTTTATATTTTTACACCCGAAGCTGCGATCATGACATGTGTTGCTGCCAGTTTACTATTTTCAATCATCAAGTTTTATATCAGAAACTGGCAGAAATCATCTGTCTTTAGCTTAAGTGAAGTCATTAAAATCTTTAGTGCATCTTTACTGAGTTATGTTTTATTGATAAAAGCACTAGGTTATGTGATTGCCTTATTGTTTGATACTGTACAGCGAAATTTCAATAGCAAGACATTAGCTATTTCTACATTTTCAGATTTTATGGACGGAATAATTTTTGGTAGTTTTTTTCTAGCATATTATTATTATAGTAAAAATAAAAATCATCAACAGGAATTATCCATTTATCATCAGGCACTGCTAGAAAGTAGAATAAGCCAACTTAAGGCGCAGCTTAATCCACATTTTCTGTTTAATAATTTAAATATACTTGATCAGTTTATCGAAGAGGACCAACAAAAAGCATCATCATTTTTGAATGAGTTTGCTGAAATTTATCGCTATGTTTTACATGCCTCAGATAGAAAAATTGTCACCATTCATGAAGAATTAATCTTTGCAGAGCAATATTTCAAATTAATACAGTATAAGTATGGAAATGCCTATCAACTAAACATAAAGACAATATCTAGCGTTGGCTACATCTTACCACTCACGCTGCAATTACTCATTGAAAATGCTGTCCAACATAATATAGGAACAGAGGAAAATCCCGTAATCATCACCATAGAGATTACCACTATATGCACTGTATCCAATACGTTAATTCCGAAACAAAGTATGAAATCAAGATCGGGAAGAGCTTTGAATAACCTGAAAGAACAATATAAATTATTGACCAATAAACCGATTGAGATCCAAAAAAGCGAAAGCGATTTTTCTATTTTTATACCCGTGATATATACACTATAA